The genomic window TTTGGAAAAAGTTGATGCCTTGCCGTCTACAAATATTTTTGCATCCTCATCAACAACGTATTTCTTACTCACGTATTTCCATTCTCCACTAACTTTTACCCTTTGCCTAATTGTTATCTCAGAATCTCTTATATTAATTGCTTCAATCGTGCCTTTCCCGGATTGATTATAGTAATCCCCTAGCTCCTCTTTATAGTCTAATAAACGGTTAATAAACACAGCCATTTCAGCACGTGTCACCGGTTTATTCGGCTGGAATGTTTGGTCGCTAAACCCACTGATAAGCTTCGTTAAGGTAGCAAATGCTAAATTAGCTTTTTCTTCCTTACTTAAGTTATCAACATCTTTAAATGAAAGTGTTGCATCTTTCCAACTATTAATATCAGTACCAATAAATTTGACTAATAAATTTGTAATAAATAAGCGTGTTGCCGGCTTATTTGGTTGGAATTTTTTTGTGCTTTCAAGTAAGTTCTCTTCGATTGCAATGGCAACGGTTTTTCTTGCGGAACTAGGAATATCTTGTAAATTTTTATTATTCAATGATGGATTACGTTCTTTATCATCCATTTCTAAAACCTTAACAAGAGCGGAAATGGCTTCCAATTGTGTCACTGGTTTGTTCGGCTGATATGTAAAATCATCGAGCCCGGACATTAACCCAAGTGAATACGT from Bacillus sp. (in: firmicutes) includes these protein-coding regions:
- a CDS encoding S-layer homology domain-containing protein; this encodes MKKWVKKSFPIVVASSLAFSLIPNGAYAKSDNGKGKGNDNREKIEQKLKGNAKKKFELHDVEKHWAHQDIYKTYSLGLMSGLDDFTYQPNKPVTQLEAISALVKVLEMDDKERNPSLNNKNLQDIPSSARKTVAIAIEENLLESTKKFQPNKPATRLFITNLLVKFIGTDINSWKDATLSFKDVDNLSKEEKANLAFATLTKLISGFSDQTFQPNKPVTRAEMAVFINRLLDYKEELGDYYNQSGKGTIEAINIRDSEITIRQRVKVSGEWKYVSKKYVVDEDAKIFVDGKASTFSKLTTNLNVEFTIDKYGDIIYMNAKSVVEKEKDYSYKGVITKVENNIVWIKIDVINIPFYINNNVKITTMSGAKGEIANLKVDQTISFNLDSSAAIAEILIN